A single genomic interval of Amycolatopsis albispora harbors:
- a CDS encoding magnesium transporter MgtE N-terminal domain-containing protein: protein MAAVNRVFAAQLAGLPVFGPDGESIGKVRDLVAGLRLDQQAPRVLGLVVELATRRRVFVPMLRVTSIEPNAVTLATGSVNMRQFHRRPNEVLVLGQLADARAELGGVRVTVADAAMEPTRTRDWVLAKLAVRERSSRLGLGRRRSSLQVVPWTEVSGLSLGDLTEQPQGAGQLLMLFDTMRAVDIAATLRDLPVKRRHEVADAMDDERLADVIEEMPEDDQKDLLGYLAEERAADILEAMNPDDAADLLAELTPADQSRLLELMEPEESEPVRRLLAYSSDTAGGLMTPEPVVLSPDATVAEALARIRNPELPAALATMVFVCRPPQATPTGRYVGCVHFQRLLREPPADLVASAVDTDLPALRPGATLTEVTRYFAAYNLACGPVVDAGDHLIGAVTVDDVLDHLLPEGWRETGLHDVRSADPMKSEEWERA, encoded by the coding sequence ATGGCCGCCGTGAACCGCGTTTTCGCTGCTCAACTGGCCGGTTTACCGGTGTTCGGCCCGGACGGCGAGTCCATCGGCAAGGTGCGTGACCTGGTCGCCGGGCTCCGGCTGGACCAGCAGGCACCGCGGGTGCTCGGGCTGGTGGTCGAGCTGGCCACCCGCCGCCGGGTCTTCGTGCCGATGCTGCGGGTCACCTCGATCGAGCCGAACGCGGTCACCCTCGCCACCGGCTCGGTGAACATGCGCCAGTTCCACCGCCGCCCCAACGAAGTACTGGTGCTCGGGCAGCTGGCCGACGCCCGCGCCGAACTCGGCGGCGTCCGGGTCACCGTGGCCGACGCCGCGATGGAGCCCACCCGCACCCGCGACTGGGTGCTCGCGAAGCTGGCTGTCCGGGAGCGCAGCTCACGGCTCGGGCTGGGGCGGCGGCGGTCGTCGTTGCAGGTGGTGCCGTGGACCGAGGTGTCCGGGCTCAGCCTCGGCGACCTGACCGAGCAGCCGCAGGGCGCCGGGCAGCTGCTGATGCTGTTCGACACCATGCGTGCCGTGGACATCGCCGCCACGCTGCGGGACCTGCCGGTCAAGCGGCGGCACGAGGTCGCCGACGCGATGGACGACGAGCGGCTGGCCGACGTGATCGAGGAAATGCCGGAGGACGACCAGAAGGACCTGCTCGGCTACCTCGCCGAGGAACGCGCCGCGGACATTCTCGAGGCGATGAACCCCGACGACGCCGCCGACCTGCTCGCCGAGCTGACCCCGGCCGACCAGAGCCGGCTGCTGGAGCTGATGGAACCCGAGGAGTCGGAGCCGGTGCGGCGGCTGCTGGCGTACTCGTCGGACACCGCCGGCGGGCTGATGACGCCGGAGCCGGTGGTGCTCTCGCCCGACGCCACCGTCGCCGAGGCGCTGGCCCGCATCCGCAACCCGGAACTGCCCGCCGCGCTGGCCACCATGGTTTTTGTCTGCCGCCCGCCGCAGGCCACGCCGACCGGCCGGTACGTCGGCTGCGTGCACTTCCAGCGGCTGCTCCGGGAACCCCCGGCGGACCTGGTCGCCAGCGCCGTCGACACCGACCTGCCCGCGCTGCGCCCCGGCGCCACGCTGACCGAGGTCACCCGGTACTTCGCCGCGTACAACCTGGCGTGCGGCCCGGTGGTGGACGCCGGCGACCACCTGATCGGCGCGGTCACCGTGGACGACGTGCTCGACCACCTGCTGCCGGAGGGCTGGCGCGAGACCGGCCTGCACGACGTGCGTTCGGCCGATCCGATGAAGTCCGAGGAGTGGGAACGTGCCTGA
- a CDS encoding SPFH domain-containing protein: MLMEILTAAVVVAGLGLASAVRVVKQYERGLVYRFGRVRPKVREAGLVLLVPLVDRLQKVNMQIVTMPVPAQDGITRDNVTVKVDAVVYFKVTDPVLAAVNVEDYRSAVGQVAQTSLRSIIGKSELDDLLSNREHLNEGLELLIDSPALGWGIHIDRVEIKDVALPEGMKRSMSRQAEAERERRARVISADGELQASHKLAEAAAAMADTPSALQLRLLETVVQVAAEKNSTLVLPFPVELLRFLDHATKTGEGAVAPKPREPSDDTPAPVNPPG; the protein is encoded by the coding sequence ATGCTGATGGAAATCCTCACCGCCGCCGTGGTGGTGGCCGGGCTGGGACTGGCCTCGGCGGTCCGGGTGGTCAAGCAGTACGAGCGCGGGCTGGTCTACCGCTTCGGCCGGGTGCGGCCGAAGGTCCGCGAAGCCGGGCTGGTGCTGCTCGTGCCGCTGGTCGACCGGCTGCAGAAGGTCAACATGCAGATCGTCACCATGCCGGTGCCCGCGCAGGACGGCATCACCCGGGACAACGTGACGGTCAAGGTGGACGCGGTGGTCTACTTCAAGGTGACCGATCCGGTGCTGGCCGCGGTGAACGTGGAGGACTACCGCTCGGCGGTCGGCCAGGTCGCGCAGACCTCGCTGCGCTCGATCATCGGCAAGAGCGAGCTGGACGACCTGCTGTCCAACCGCGAGCACCTCAACGAGGGGCTGGAACTGCTCATCGACAGCCCGGCGCTGGGCTGGGGCATCCACATCGACCGGGTGGAGATCAAGGACGTCGCACTGCCGGAGGGCATGAAGCGCTCGATGTCACGGCAGGCCGAAGCCGAGCGGGAACGGCGCGCGCGGGTGATTTCGGCGGACGGCGAGCTGCAGGCTTCGCACAAACTGGCCGAGGCGGCGGCCGCGATGGCGGACACCCCCTCGGCGCTGCAACTGCGGTTGCTGGAGACGGTGGTGCAGGTGGCCGCGGAGAAGAATTCGACGCTCGTGCTGCCGTTCCCGGTGGAACTGCTGCGGTTCCTCGACCACGCGACCAAGACGGGCGAAGGGGCCGTCGCGCCGAAACCACGCGAACCCAGCGACGACACCCCCGCCCCGGTCAACCCGCCCGGCTAG
- a CDS encoding DUF4190 domain-containing protein — protein sequence MSYPQDPYGQQQQPQSYGPPSGGYPQQQYPQPGYGYGYPQPMQNQDQGMAVAAMICSIVGLVACGGILSIVGLILGHIAYAKAKRGEAGGQGMALAAIIIGWVVVGLLVIALVILLIAGIATDWDFD from the coding sequence ATGAGTTATCCCCAGGATCCCTACGGCCAGCAACAGCAGCCGCAGTCCTACGGCCCCCCGTCGGGTGGTTATCCGCAGCAGCAGTATCCCCAGCCGGGGTACGGCTACGGCTATCCCCAGCCGATGCAGAACCAGGACCAGGGCATGGCCGTGGCGGCGATGATCTGCTCGATCGTCGGCCTGGTCGCGTGCGGCGGCATCCTGTCCATCGTCGGGCTGATCCTCGGCCACATCGCCTACGCCAAGGCCAAGCGCGGCGAGGCGGGCGGGCAGGGCATGGCGCTGGCCGCGATCATCATCGGCTGGGTGGTGGTCGGCCTGCTGGTGATCGCGCTGGTCATCCTGCTGATCGCGGGCATCGCCACCGACTGGGACTTCGACTAG
- a CDS encoding acyl-CoA dehydrogenase family protein: protein MARLAQTAGLTDVQSEILSTVRSFVDKEVIPHAQELEHADTYPADIVEGMKEMGLFGLTIPEEYGGLGESLLTYALVVEEIARGWMSVSGVINTHFIVAHMISRHGTEEQKKHFLPRMATGEVRGSFSMSEPDLGSDVAAIKTKARRDGDDYVIDGAKMWLTNGGSSNLIALLVRTDEGAEKAHQNLTTFLVEKPEGFGEVVPGLTIPGKIEKMGYKGVDTTEAVFDGFRIGADKVLGAAPGKGFAYMMDGVEVGRVNVAARACGIAIRAFELAVEYAQQRRTFGKPIAEHQAIAFKLAEMATKVEAAHLMMVNAARLKDSGARNDVEAGMAKLIASEYCAEVTQEAFRIHGGYGYSKEYEIERLMREAPFLLIGEGTSEIQKTIISRGLLREYKSRG, encoded by the coding sequence ATGGCCCGCCTCGCCCAGACGGCCGGACTGACCGACGTCCAGTCCGAGATCCTGTCCACGGTCCGCTCGTTCGTCGACAAGGAGGTCATCCCGCACGCCCAGGAACTGGAGCACGCGGACACCTATCCGGCGGACATCGTCGAGGGCATGAAGGAGATGGGCCTGTTCGGGCTGACGATCCCGGAGGAGTACGGCGGCCTCGGCGAGTCGCTGCTGACCTACGCGCTGGTGGTGGAGGAGATCGCGCGTGGCTGGATGAGCGTGTCCGGCGTGATCAACACGCACTTCATCGTGGCGCACATGATCTCCCGGCACGGCACCGAGGAGCAGAAGAAGCACTTCCTGCCGCGGATGGCCACCGGTGAGGTGCGGGGCTCGTTCTCCATGTCGGAGCCGGATCTGGGCTCGGACGTGGCCGCGATCAAAACGAAGGCCCGCCGCGACGGCGACGACTACGTGATCGACGGCGCGAAGATGTGGCTGACCAACGGCGGCAGCTCGAACCTGATCGCGTTGCTGGTGCGCACCGACGAGGGCGCCGAGAAGGCGCACCAGAACCTGACCACGTTCCTGGTGGAGAAGCCGGAGGGCTTCGGTGAGGTGGTGCCGGGGCTGACCATTCCCGGCAAGATCGAGAAGATGGGCTACAAGGGCGTCGACACCACCGAGGCGGTGTTCGACGGCTTCCGCATCGGCGCGGACAAGGTGCTGGGTGCCGCGCCGGGCAAGGGTTTCGCGTACATGATGGACGGTGTCGAGGTCGGCCGCGTGAACGTGGCCGCGCGCGCCTGCGGCATCGCGATCCGGGCGTTCGAGCTGGCGGTGGAGTACGCCCAGCAGCGCAGGACCTTCGGCAAGCCCATCGCCGAGCACCAGGCCATCGCGTTCAAGCTGGCCGAGATGGCCACCAAGGTCGAGGCCGCGCACCTGATGATGGTGAACGCGGCGCGGCTGAAGGACTCCGGCGCGCGCAACGACGTCGAAGCGGGCATGGCGAAGCTGATCGCCAGCGAGTACTGCGCCGAGGTGACGCAGGAGGCCTTCCGCATCCACGGCGGCTACGGCTACTCGAAGGAGTACGAGATCGAGCGGCTGATGCGCGAGGCCCCGTTCCTGCTGATCGGCGAGGGCACCAGCGAGATCCAGAAGACGATCATCAGCCGCGGCCTGCTCCGCGAGTACAAATCCCGAGGCTGA
- a CDS encoding general stress protein, with translation MNLTGPFSSARPAPGQPRLPTPPTGWPVGSYGTYEEAQSAVEHLASNELEVRDVTIVGVDLMLVERVVGRLSWGKVLGTGAISGAWLGLLIGLLLSVFSPPGTSPAPPILVGLAAGVLFGLITAAMSYSLTKGRRDFSSTSQLVAGRYDVLCQPRNAERARDLLAKHAMRSPGALG, from the coding sequence ATCAACTTGACCGGTCCGTTCTCCTCCGCGCGCCCCGCGCCGGGTCAGCCCCGCCTGCCCACCCCGCCGACCGGATGGCCGGTGGGCTCGTACGGCACCTACGAGGAGGCGCAGAGCGCGGTCGAACACCTCGCGTCGAACGAGCTGGAAGTGCGCGACGTGACCATCGTCGGCGTGGACCTGATGCTCGTCGAGCGGGTGGTCGGCAGGCTGTCCTGGGGCAAGGTGCTCGGCACCGGCGCGATTTCCGGCGCCTGGCTCGGCCTGCTGATCGGGCTGCTGCTGAGCGTGTTCTCCCCGCCGGGTACCAGCCCGGCGCCGCCGATCCTGGTCGGCCTGGCCGCCGGTGTGCTGTTCGGCCTGATCACCGCGGCGATGAGCTATTCGCTGACCAAGGGGCGTCGTGACTTCTCCTCCACCAGCCAGCTGGTGGCGGGGCGGTACGACGTGCTGTGCCAGCCGCGCAACGCCGAGCGGGCCCGCGATCTGCTCGCGAAGCACGCGATGCGCTCGCCCGGCGCACTGGGCTAG
- a CDS encoding ABC transporter substrate-binding protein, whose protein sequence is MGKANARNRRGRSPGRAMSVLGAGLMAAGLLTGCGSSGGLKINIYYAPEDNFQKVVDQCNTKAGGRYEIVYNKLPRGADGQREQMVRRLAAGDEGLDILGLDVNWVAEFAEAGWAEEWTGEHKAQATAGVLPGPLETATWNGKLYAAPKNTNVQLLWYDDRVTPAPPETWDQMIDQALALKAQGKPSEILFTGAQYEGLVVIYNTLVESAGGRILSEDGKSVVMDEGAVKALEILKRVTSSGITNPSLTNQKEDEVRQQFQRGTGAFELNWPFVYPSYKKEKPEDLAHFKWATYPSVVPGQPARTTIGGYDLAVSTASRHKPEAFEAALCLRSPESQKFSALNDGVPPTIESLYTDTTPLDPSKPAGDDNPSMETQYPMRATILEALKNAAVRPLTPAYQNASTVMSKLLSPPSAIDPRATAEELRQQLADALESKGVIP, encoded by the coding sequence ATGGGGAAAGCGAACGCCAGGAACCGGCGAGGACGTTCGCCCGGACGGGCGATGTCGGTTCTGGGCGCGGGGCTGATGGCCGCCGGATTGCTCACCGGGTGCGGTTCGAGCGGCGGCCTGAAGATCAACATCTACTACGCACCGGAGGACAACTTCCAGAAGGTTGTCGACCAGTGCAACACCAAGGCGGGCGGTCGCTACGAGATCGTCTACAACAAGCTTCCGCGTGGTGCGGACGGCCAGCGCGAGCAGATGGTGCGCCGACTGGCCGCTGGGGACGAGGGCCTGGACATCCTTGGCCTGGACGTGAACTGGGTGGCGGAGTTCGCCGAAGCCGGCTGGGCGGAGGAGTGGACCGGCGAGCACAAGGCGCAGGCGACCGCGGGCGTGCTGCCCGGTCCACTTGAGACGGCGACCTGGAACGGCAAGCTCTACGCCGCGCCGAAGAACACGAACGTGCAGCTGCTCTGGTACGACGACCGGGTCACCCCGGCCCCGCCGGAGACCTGGGACCAGATGATCGACCAGGCGCTCGCGCTCAAGGCGCAGGGCAAGCCGAGCGAGATCCTGTTCACCGGGGCGCAGTACGAGGGCCTGGTGGTCATCTACAACACGCTGGTCGAGTCGGCGGGCGGGCGGATCCTGTCCGAGGACGGCAAGTCCGTGGTGATGGACGAAGGCGCGGTCAAGGCGCTGGAGATCCTCAAGCGGGTGACCTCGTCGGGCATCACGAACCCGTCGCTGACCAACCAGAAGGAGGACGAGGTCCGCCAGCAGTTCCAGCGCGGCACCGGTGCCTTCGAGCTGAACTGGCCGTTCGTCTACCCCTCCTACAAGAAGGAGAAGCCGGAGGACCTGGCGCACTTCAAGTGGGCCACCTACCCGTCGGTGGTGCCCGGCCAGCCCGCGCGTACCACGATCGGTGGATACGACCTCGCGGTCAGCACGGCCTCGCGGCACAAGCCGGAGGCGTTCGAGGCCGCGTTGTGCCTGCGCAGCCCGGAAAGCCAGAAGTTCTCCGCGCTCAACGACGGGGTGCCGCCGACCATCGAGTCGCTCTACACCGACACCACGCCACTGGACCCGAGCAAGCCGGCCGGTGACGACAACCCGAGCATGGAAACGCAGTACCCGATGCGGGCGACGATTCTCGAGGCGCTCAAGAACGCCGCGGTCCGCCCGCTCACCCCGGCATACCAGAACGCGTCGACGGTGATGTCGAAGCTGCTGTCGCCGCCGTCGGCGATCGATCCGCGGGCCACCGCCGAAGAACTGCGCCAGCAGCTCGCCGACGCACTCGAGTCGAAGGGAGTGATCCCGTGA
- a CDS encoding carbohydrate ABC transporter permease yields MTVAEPAAPAATAAKGGKRAKPPLSEGKKAERRLGLLLCAPAAIVMIAVTGWPIIYSIWLSLQRYDLRFPGQQEFVGLDNYVAVLTNSYWWTSFGTTMLLTVVSVAIELVLGMALALIMHRTLVGRGLVRTVSLIPYGIVTVVAAFSWYYAWTPDTGYLANLIAPESALLTERLPSLAIIVLAEVWKTTPFMALLLMAGLALVPDDLLKAASMDGATAWQRFTKVMLPVMKPAILVALLFRTLDAFRIFDNIFVLTNGAQDTSSVSMQTYNNLIKGLNLGIGSTMAVLIFLTVAIIAFIFIKVFGTAAPGSDPGGKR; encoded by the coding sequence GTGACCGTCGCCGAACCAGCGGCGCCCGCGGCGACCGCCGCCAAGGGCGGCAAGCGGGCGAAACCGCCGCTGAGCGAGGGCAAGAAGGCGGAACGGCGGCTCGGGCTGCTGCTCTGCGCGCCGGCCGCGATCGTGATGATCGCGGTCACCGGCTGGCCGATCATCTACTCGATCTGGCTTTCCCTGCAGCGGTACGACCTCCGGTTCCCCGGGCAGCAGGAGTTCGTCGGCCTGGACAACTACGTGGCCGTGCTGACCAACTCCTACTGGTGGACCTCCTTCGGCACCACCATGTTGCTCACCGTGGTGTCGGTGGCGATCGAGCTGGTGCTCGGCATGGCGCTGGCGCTGATCATGCACCGGACCCTGGTCGGCCGCGGCCTGGTGCGCACGGTTTCGCTGATCCCGTACGGCATCGTCACCGTGGTCGCGGCGTTCTCGTGGTACTACGCGTGGACGCCGGACACCGGCTACCTGGCCAACCTGATCGCGCCGGAGTCGGCGCTGCTCACCGAGCGGCTGCCGTCGCTGGCGATCATCGTGCTGGCCGAGGTGTGGAAGACCACGCCGTTCATGGCGCTGCTGCTGATGGCCGGGCTGGCGCTGGTGCCGGACGACCTGCTCAAGGCGGCGTCGATGGACGGGGCCACCGCGTGGCAGCGGTTCACCAAGGTGATGCTGCCGGTGATGAAGCCGGCCATCCTGGTCGCGCTGCTGTTCCGCACGCTGGACGCGTTCCGCATCTTCGACAACATCTTCGTGCTCACCAACGGCGCGCAGGACACGTCGTCGGTGTCCATGCAGACCTACAACAACCTGATCAAGGGGCTGAACCTCGGAATCGGTTCCACGATGGCCGTGCTGATCTTCCTCACCGTGGCCATCATCGCCTTCATCTTCATCAAGGTGTTCGGCACCGCGGCGCCGGGCAGCGATCCGGGAGGTAAGCGCTGA
- a CDS encoding carbohydrate ABC transporter permease, translating into MVMGGAATGGRKLKWTLIDIVVVVYALFPVLWIVSLSLKSKETLNDGSFIPTEWTLQNYADIFATTEFIRALVNSIGIAIIATVIAVVLGTMAAYAIARLDFPGKQLLVGVSLLIAMFPQVSLVTPLFNIERELGLFDTWPGLILPYITFALPLAIYTLSAFFREIPWELEKAAKMDGATPAQAFRRVIAPLAAPGVFTTAILVFIFCWNDFLFAISLTSTESSRTVPAALSFFTGSSQFEDPTGTISAAAVVITVPIILFVLFFQRRIVAGLTSGAVKG; encoded by the coding sequence ATGGTCATGGGAGGAGCGGCCACCGGTGGCCGCAAGCTCAAGTGGACCCTGATCGACATCGTGGTGGTGGTCTACGCGCTGTTCCCGGTGCTGTGGATCGTGTCGCTGTCGCTCAAGAGCAAGGAGACGCTCAACGACGGGAGCTTCATCCCGACCGAGTGGACCCTGCAGAACTACGCCGACATCTTCGCCACCACCGAGTTCATCCGGGCGCTGGTCAACTCGATCGGCATCGCGATCATCGCCACGGTGATCGCGGTGGTGCTCGGCACGATGGCGGCCTACGCGATCGCGCGGCTGGACTTCCCCGGCAAGCAGCTGCTGGTCGGCGTCTCGCTGCTGATCGCGATGTTCCCGCAGGTCTCGCTGGTCACCCCGCTGTTCAACATCGAGCGGGAACTCGGCCTGTTCGACACCTGGCCGGGGCTGATCCTGCCGTACATCACCTTCGCGCTGCCGCTGGCGATCTACACGCTGTCGGCCTTCTTCCGGGAGATCCCCTGGGAGCTGGAGAAGGCGGCGAAGATGGACGGGGCGACCCCGGCGCAGGCGTTCCGCCGGGTGATCGCGCCGCTGGCCGCGCCCGGGGTGTTCACCACCGCCATCCTGGTGTTCATCTTCTGCTGGAACGACTTCCTGTTCGCCATTTCGCTGACCTCGACCGAGTCCTCGCGCACGGTCCCGGCGGCGCTGTCGTTCTTCACCGGCTCCTCGCAGTTCGAGGACCCCACGGGCACGATCTCCGCGGCGGCCGTGGTGATCACCGTGCCGATCATCCTGTTCGTGTTGTTCTTCCAGCGCCGCATCGTCGCGGGGCTGACCTCCGGCGCCGTTAAGGGGTAA
- a CDS encoding ABC transporter ATP-binding protein has protein sequence MAEIVLENVSKRYPDGALAVSEVNLEIADGEFIILVGPSGCGKSTTLNMVAGLEDISSGELRIDGERVNEKAPKDRDIAMVFQSYALYPHMSVRENMAFPLRLAKVDDATVKSKVDEAARILDLTQHLDRKPANLSGGQRQRVAMGRAIVRSPKAFLMDEPLSNLDAKLRGQMRTSVSKLQKQLGTTTLYVTHDQTEAMTLGDRVVVLRGGYVQQIGSPQFLYDNPANLFVAGFIGSPSMNFVPASLEDGALQTPFGRVELTDRVRRLVEESGGGREVIAGVRPEHFEDAALLDDAQKSGGVTFTATVDVLESMGSEKYAHFSVEGSEATSSDLADLAADSGSADVPDSGSAIVTRLSASSGAKEGEPLDIWFDADKVQIFDPSSGKNLTYAG, from the coding sequence ATGGCTGAGATCGTTCTCGAGAATGTGAGCAAGCGCTACCCCGACGGGGCGCTCGCGGTGTCCGAGGTCAACCTGGAGATCGCCGACGGCGAGTTCATCATCCTGGTCGGCCCGTCGGGCTGCGGGAAGTCCACCACGCTGAACATGGTGGCGGGCCTGGAGGACATCTCCTCCGGCGAGCTGCGCATCGACGGCGAGCGGGTGAACGAGAAGGCGCCGAAGGACCGCGACATCGCCATGGTGTTCCAGTCCTACGCGCTCTACCCGCACATGAGCGTGCGGGAGAACATGGCCTTCCCGCTCCGGCTGGCCAAAGTGGACGACGCCACGGTGAAGTCCAAGGTGGACGAAGCGGCCCGGATCCTGGACCTGACCCAGCACCTGGACCGCAAGCCCGCCAACCTCTCCGGCGGGCAGCGCCAGCGCGTGGCGATGGGCCGGGCGATCGTGCGCAGCCCGAAGGCGTTCCTGATGGACGAGCCACTGTCCAACCTGGACGCCAAGCTGCGCGGGCAGATGCGGACCTCGGTGTCCAAGCTGCAGAAGCAGCTGGGCACCACCACGCTCTACGTCACGCACGACCAGACCGAGGCGATGACCCTCGGCGACCGGGTCGTGGTGCTGCGGGGCGGGTACGTGCAGCAGATCGGCTCACCGCAGTTCCTCTACGACAACCCGGCGAACCTCTTCGTGGCCGGGTTCATCGGCTCGCCGTCGATGAACTTCGTACCGGCCTCGCTGGAGGACGGCGCGCTGCAGACGCCGTTCGGCCGGGTCGAGCTGACCGACCGCGTGCGGCGGCTGGTCGAGGAATCGGGTGGCGGCCGCGAGGTGATCGCCGGGGTCCGGCCGGAGCACTTCGAGGACGCCGCGCTGCTCGATGACGCGCAGAAGAGCGGCGGGGTCACCTTCACCGCGACGGTGGACGTGCTCGAGTCGATGGGCTCGGAGAAGTACGCCCACTTCTCGGTCGAGGGTTCCGAGGCGACTTCCTCGGACCTGGCCGACCTGGCCGCCGACAGCGGTTCGGCCGACGTGCCGGACAGCGGCTCGGCGATCGTCACCAGGCTCTCGGCGTCCTCGGGCGCCAAGGAGGGTGAACCGCTCGACATCTGGTTCGACGCCGACAAGGTGCAGATCTTCGACCCGTCCTCGGGCAAGAACCTGACCTACGCCGGCTGA
- a CDS encoding transcriptional regulator: MAGPERERLRERLARAGLLATAGQPRRRPDADAVAAAGREAVAGTSMADLVGEGRGQR; encoded by the coding sequence ATGGCGGGGCCCGAGAGGGAGCGGCTCCGCGAGCGGCTGGCGCGGGCCGGCCTGCTCGCCACCGCTGGTCAGCCGCGCCGCCGGCCGGACGCGGACGCCGTCGCCGCGGCGGGTCGCGAAGCCGTCGCGGGCACGTCGATGGCCGACCTGGTCGGTGAGGGGCGCGGCCAGCGGTGA
- a CDS encoding TetR family transcriptional regulator, which produces MQPENQSSGQERRSFIEEARRGQIVAATIETIAEIGYAKASFVQIARRAGISPGLISYHFAKREALMKQVMLTVHASMDQALSARGEGAESYRAALRAIIEGFVHYCAEHPAELIAISQIAAASRDAEAARAWADDQHESTLAELEDMFREGQEHGELRTFSPRVMAVSVLAAMEAAPAELTARPDTDVAAYARELADLFDLAVRRG; this is translated from the coding sequence ATGCAACCAGAAAATCAGTCGTCCGGCCAGGAGAGGCGGTCCTTCATCGAGGAAGCGCGGCGCGGGCAGATCGTCGCCGCGACGATCGAGACCATTGCCGAGATCGGGTACGCGAAGGCGTCGTTTGTGCAGATCGCGCGGCGGGCGGGCATCAGCCCCGGGCTGATCAGCTACCACTTCGCCAAGCGCGAGGCGCTGATGAAGCAGGTCATGCTGACCGTGCACGCCTCGATGGACCAGGCGCTGAGCGCACGCGGGGAGGGTGCCGAGAGCTACCGCGCGGCGTTGCGCGCCATCATCGAGGGCTTTGTGCACTACTGCGCCGAGCACCCGGCCGAGCTGATCGCGATCAGCCAGATCGCCGCCGCCTCACGTGACGCCGAAGCCGCGCGCGCGTGGGCCGACGACCAGCACGAGAGCACGCTGGCCGAGTTGGAGGACATGTTCCGCGAGGGCCAGGAACACGGCGAGCTGCGAACGTTCTCACCGCGGGTGATGGCCGTTTCCGTGCTGGCCGCGATGGAGGCGGCACCGGCCGAGCTGACAGCACGGCCGGACACCGACGTGGCCGCCTACGCCCGAGAACTCGCGGATCTCTTCGACCTGGCGGTCAGGCGCGGCTAA